The genomic DNA CAAGCTCGCTGCCGGGCGGCAGCAATTCGTCGCCCGTGGCGATGATGGCCACCAGCGGCTGCCGCACCACATCGAGGTTCGGATGATTGGCGGATGCGGCAAGCGAAAGCGCTGCCGGGTCGAGCAGGCGACCGCTTTCGAGGAGCATGTCGCCTTGGCCGAAGTCCAGCCCGCGGCGACGGACATTGCGTCCCTGCGCGGTCGGCTCCATCACTTCGATGTCGCCGCCGCCGGGAGCGCGGACATTCTCCTGGATGACGACGGTGTCGGCGCCTTCCGGCAGGGGAGCGCCGGTGAAGATGCGCACGGCCTCGCCATCGCCGACGGAGCCGGTGAAGCCGCGCCCGGCCGGCGCCACGCCGATCACCGAGAGCCGCGCCGGCGCTGATGCCACGTCCGCGGAGCGGACGGCATAGCCGTCCATGGCCGATGCTTCGAAGGGCGGCTGGGTGCGCAGCGCGACCACCGACTCGGCCAGCACGCGGCCGGCCGCATCAGCCAGCGGCACGCTTTCGCCAGGCAACGCCGCAGCGCCGTCCAGCAGGCGCTCGAGAGCCTCGGCGACCGGAACCAATGCCATTTATGAACCTGCCCCGGATTTGGCCGACTTGTAGTCGCCCGACTTGCCACCGGTCTTCTCGACCAGCCTGATGCCGGAAATCACCATGGCGCGGTCCGCCGCCTTGGCCATGTCGTAGATGGTGAGACAGGCGACCGACGCGGCGGTCAGCGCCTCCATCTCCACACCCGTCTTGCCGGTGACGCGCGCAAGCGCGGTAACCTTGAGGCCGGGAAGCGCGCGGTCGGGCTCGATGTCGACGGCAACCTTGGTGAGAAGCAGCGGGTGGCAGAGCGGAACGAGCTCATGCGTGCGCTTTGCCGCCATGATGCCGGCGATGCGCGCGGTTCCCAGCACGTCGCCCTTCTTGGCGTCGCCGGTCAGGATCATTTCCAGCGTCTCCGGCCGCATCGAGACAAAACCCTCGGCGATCGCCGTGCGCGTCGTCTCGGCTTTGTCGCCGACATCGACCATGTTGGCCTCGCCGCCGGCGCTGATATGGGTGAGGGCGGGCATCGTCAGACGGCCTCGGCCGGCGCCTTGCCCGTCAGTAGCAGTGCGGTCGCGGCGGCCACATCGGCCTGCCGCATCAGGCTTTCGCCGACGAGGAAGGTGCCGATCCTGCTCTTCTCCAGCCGGCGGCAGTCCTGATGGGTGAAGATGCCGCTTTCGCTGACCA from Mesorhizobium sp. M1E.F.Ca.ET.045.02.1.1 includes the following:
- the moaC gene encoding cyclic pyranopterin monophosphate synthase MoaC, with product MPALTHISAGGEANMVDVGDKAETTRTAIAEGFVSMRPETLEMILTGDAKKGDVLGTARIAGIMAAKRTHELVPLCHPLLLTKVAVDIEPDRALPGLKVTALARVTGKTGVEMEALTAASVACLTIYDMAKAADRAMVISGIRLVEKTGGKSGDYKSAKSGAGS